The Streptomyces sp. NBC_01317 genomic interval GTGATCGCGTCGCCGATCGACTGGATCGTGTCGTCGGACATCTTGCCGCCCTCGGCGATGCTGGTGAGGAGGTCCTTGCGCTCGCGGCGCAGGTACTCCAGCAGCTCCGACTCGAAGCGGCGGATGTCCAGGACCGGTACGTCGTCCAGCTTGCCGGTGGTACCGGCCCACACGGAGACGACCTGCTCCTCGACGGGCATCGGCGCGTACTGCGACTGCTTCAGCAGCTCGACCAGGCGCTGGCCACGGGCGAGCGACGCCTTGGACGCCGCGTCCAGGTCGGAACCGAAGGACGCGAACGCCTCCAGCTCACGGAACTGGGCGAGGTCCACGCGCAGTCGTCCCGACACCTGGCGCATGGCCTTGTGCTGGGCGGAACCGCCGACGCGGGAGACCGAGATACCGACGTTCAGCGCGGGCCGCTGGCCGGCGTTGAACAGGTCGGACTCCAGGAAGCACTGGCCGTCGGTGATGGAGATGACGTTGGTCGGGATGAACGCCGAGACGTCGTTGGCCTTCGTCTCGACGATCGGCAGACCCGTCATCGAACCGGCGCCCAGGTCGTCGGAGAGCTTCGCGCAGCGCTCCAGGAGACGCGAGTGCAGGTAGAAGACGTCGCCCGGGTAGGCCTCGCGGCCCGGCGGACGGCGCAGCAGCAGGGACACGGCGCGGTACGCGTCGGCCTGCTTCGAGAGGTCGTCGAAGATGATCAGGACGTGCTTGCCCTGGTACATCCAGTGCTGGCCGATGGCCGAGCCGGTGTACGGCGCCAGGTACTTGAAGCCGGCCGGGTCGGACGCGGGGG includes:
- the atpA gene encoding F0F1 ATP synthase subunit alpha, giving the protein MAELTIRPEEIRDALDTFVQSYQPDAASREEVGTVSVAGDGIAKIEGLPSAMANELLKFEDGTLGLALNLEEREIGAIVLGEFSGIEEGQPVSRTGEVLSVAVGEGYLGRVVDPLGNPIDGLGEIATEGRRALELQAPGVMVRKSVHEPMQTGYKAVDSMVPIGRGQRQLIIGDRQTGKTALAVDTIINQRDNWRSGDVNKQVRCIYVAIGQKGSTIASVRGALDEAGALEYTTIVAAPASDPAGFKYLAPYTGSAIGQHWMYQGKHVLIIFDDLSKQADAYRAVSLLLRRPPGREAYPGDVFYLHSRLLERCAKLSDDLGAGSMTGLPIVETKANDVSAFIPTNVISITDGQCFLESDLFNAGQRPALNVGISVSRVGGSAQHKAMRQVSGRLRVDLAQFRELEAFASFGSDLDAASKASLARGQRLVELLKQSQYAPMPVEEQVVSVWAGTTGKLDDVPVLDIRRFESELLEYLRRERKDLLTSIAEGGKMSDDTIQSIGDAITAFKQQFETSDGKLLGEDAPAGAAK